A part of Carassius carassius chromosome 4, fCarCar2.1, whole genome shotgun sequence genomic DNA contains:
- the LOC132131454 gene encoding P2X purinoceptor 2-like, giving the protein MGCLAFLKDFFLGFWDYETPKVMVVKDRKLGVIYRAVQFLVLTYFVWYVFISQKSYQDTETRPESSVYTEMRGVAMLGDSVQDTTEYVRPSEGFDIISTILRREVTHDQMQGTCAEHYSVANANCTKDSDCTQGDIDFDGHGQRTGRCIPYYNYTFKTCEIKTWCPIEEYAAVSEPALEKAINFTVLIQNAILFPKFKVLRSNIKPKKRKKLSRCHYHPDTNPYCPVFRLGFIAAQAQEKFSELCITGGIIGVFINWKCDFDKDPSECIPTYSFRRMDIRKNLTSSEYYYRFAKYYHKDGVEYRTLIKAYGMRLDVIVQGYAGKFSLIPTIINAVMALTSVGICSIICDWIMLTFIDRNEVFSEMKFDDVSKNPNQPITTDLTLTSYGSTHSDLSDGVPL; this is encoded by the exons atgggaTGTTTGGCGTTCCTCAAAGACTTTTTCCTGGGTTTCTGGGACTATGAGACTCCAAAAGTAATGGTGGTGAAGGACAGAAAACTAGGAGTCATATACAGAGCCGTGCAGTTCCTGGTCCTCACATATTTCGTTTG GTACGTATTTATCAGTCAGAAATCGTATCAGGACACAGAGACGCGTCCGGAGAGCTCAGTGTACACTGAAATGAGAGGTGTGGCCATGCTGGGAGACAGCGTTCAGGACACAACGGAATATGTCAGACCATCTGAG GGTTTTGACATCATCAGCACAATTCTTAGGAGAGAAGTGACGCACGATCAGATGCAGGGCACGTGTGCTGAG CATTACAGTGTTGCCAATGCAAACTGCACAAAAGATTCTGACTGCACTCAAGGAGACATTGATTTTGATGGTCATG GTCAAAGAACAGGACGATGTATCCCCTACTACAACTACACATTCAAGACCTGCGAGATCAAGACCTGGTGTCCCATTGAGGAATATGCTGCTGTCAG TGAACCAGCTTTGGAAAAGGCTATTAATTTTACAGTGTTAATACAGAATGCCATCCTTTTTCCGAAGTTTAAAGTTCTGAG GAGCAACATTAAACCAAAAAAGCGAAAGAAGTTGTCACGGTGCCATTATCACCCAGACACCAACCCGTACTGTCCAGTGTTCAGGCTGGGCTTCATCGCAGCGCAGGCCCAAGAGAAATTCAGCGAACTTTGCATAACG GGTGGAATAATTGGCGTGTTCATTAACTGGAAGTGTGATTTTGACAAGGATCCTTCAGAGTGCATTCCGACATATTCGTTCAGAAGAATGGATATAAGAAAAAACCTGACCAGCTCCGAATATTACTACAG GTTTGCGAAATATTACCATAAGGATGGTGTGGAGTACAGGACACTTATAAAAGCCTATGGGATGCGCCTGGATGTCATCGTTCAAGGATAT GCGGGAAAATTCAGTCTGATTCCAACCATTATCAACGCAGTCATGGCCCTGACGTCAGTAGGAATT TGCTCAATCATCTGTGACTGGATCATGCTGACGTTTATCGATAGGAATGAAGTCTTCAGTGAAATGAAATTTGATGAT GTCTCCAAGAACcccaatcagccaatcacaacagacctCACACTTACAAGCTATGGCTCCACCCACTCTGACCTCTCAGATGGCGTGCCATTATAA
- the LOC132139989 gene encoding leucine-zipper-like transcriptional regulator 1, which translates to MSWFPGAMSCKSKVAPSVDFDHSCSDSVEYLTLNFGPFETVHRWRRLPPCDEFVGARRSKHTVVAYRDAIYVFGGDNGKNMLNDLLRFDVKDCSWCRAFTTGTPPAPRYHHSAVVYGSSMFVFGGYTGDIYSNSNLKNKNDLFEYKFATGQWTEWKVEGRLVARSAHGATVYNDKLWIFAGYDGNARLNDMWTISLQDREQAYWEEIEQSGEIPPSCCNFPVAVCQDKMFVFSGQSGAKITNNLFQFEFKGHIWTRIPTEHLLRGSPPPPQRRYGHTMVAFDRHLYVFGGAADNTLPNELHCYDVDSQTWEVIQASTDSEMPSGRLFHAAAVIHDAMYIFGGTVDNNVRSGEMYRFQFSCYPKCTLHEDYGKLWENRQFCDVEFILGEREEKVLGHIAIVTARCKWLRKKILQARDRQKQKNKLECNEESEDSSSGSQKDSSGRSRGPPLLEVSIREADAQPFEVLMQFLYTDKIQYPRRGHVQDVLLIMDVYKLALSFKLSRLEQLCVQYIEASVDLQNVLSVCENANKLQLDQLKEHCLNFVVKESHFNQVIMTKEFEHLSTPLIVEIVRRKQQPPPRVYSDLPVDIGTSLVQDMKAYLEGAGHEFCDIILLLDGHPRPAHKAILAARSSYFEAMFRSFMPEDGQVNISIGEMVPSTQAFESMLRYIYYGDVNMPPEDSLYLFAAPYYYGFSNNRLQAYCKQNLEMNVTVENVLQILEAADKTQALDMKKHCLHIIVHQFTKVSKLPNLRSLSQPLLLDIIDSLASHISDKQCTEMSSDI; encoded by the exons ATGTCATGGTTTCCTGGAGCCATGTCTTGTAAATCCAAAGTGGCTCCGAGTGTTGATTTTGACCACAGCTGCTCTGACAGTGTTGAGTATTTGACACTCAACTTTGGGCCTTTTGAGACCGTCCACCGCTGGAGGAGACTACCACCATGTGATGAGTTTGTGGGTGCAAG GCGTAGCAAACACACTGTTGTGGCATACAGAGATGCCATCTACGTCTTTGGAGGAGACAATGG CAAGAACATGCTTAATGACCTGTTGCGGTTTGATGTGAAGGACTGCTCATGGTGTCG GGCGTTTACTACTGGGACCCCACCAGCACCAAGATACCACCACTCAGCTGTTGTGTACGGAAGCAGCATGTTTGTGTTTG GCGGCTACACTGGAGACATCTATTCAAACTCTaacttgaaaaacaaaaatgatcTATTTGAGTACAAGTTTGCCACCGGGCAGTGGACAGAATGGAAGGTGGAGGGACG TCTGGTTGCCAGATCGGCTCATGGAGCCACGGTCTATAACGACAAGCTTTGGATTTTTGCTGGATATGATGGAAATGCCAG GCTAAATGACATGTGGACCATCAGTCTTCAGGACCGTGAGCAGGCATACTGGGAAGAG ATTGAACAAAGTGGTGAAATCCCACCTTCCTGTTGTAACTTCCCAGTAGCTGTATGTCAGGATAAGATGTTTGTTTTCTCCGGCCAAAGTGGAGCCAAGATCACCAACAACCTCTTTCAGTTTGAATTTAAAGGCCACAT ATGGACCCGTATACCAACTGAGCACTTGCTGCGTGGCTCCCCTCCGCCCCCTCAGAGACGCTACGGACACACCATGGTGGCGTTTGACCGTCACCTGTATGTGTTTGGAGGAGCAGCAGACAACACTCTTCCCAATGAACTCCACTGCTATGATGTGGACTCACAGACATGGGAGGTCATTCAGGCCAGCACGGACAGCGAG ATGCCAAGTGGGAGGCTGTTCCATGCAGCGGCTGttatccatgatgccatgtacaTCTTCGGGGGGACTGTGGACAATAATGTGCGCAGTGGAGAAATGTACAGGTTTCAG TTTTCTTGTTATCCAAAGTGCACACTTCATGAGGACTATGGCAAACTGTGGGAGAACCGTCAGTTCTGTGATGTAGAGTTTATCTTGGGGGAG AGGGAGGAGAAGGTCTTGGGTCATATCGCCATTGTAACAGCTCGCTGTAAGTGGCTCCGCAAGAAGATTCTACAGGCGAGAGATCGACAGAAACAG aagaATAAACTGGAATGCAATGAGGAGAGTGAGGATTCTAGCTCAGGCAGTCAGAAGGACAGCTCTGGAAGGTCAAGGGGTCCTCCTTTATTGGAAGTGTCAATCAGAGAAGCAGACGCACAACCGTTTGAGGTTTTGATGCAGTTCCTGTACACAGACAAGATACAGTACCCACGTAGAG GTCATGTCCAGGATGTGCTGTTGATCATGGATGTGTATAAACTTGCTCTGAGTTTCAAACTGTCCAGACTGGAGCAGCTCTGTGTTCAGTACATTGAGGCATCTGTCGATCTGCAGAacgttttgagtgtgtgtgaaaaTGCAAACAAGCTTCAGCTGGACCAGCTCAAG GAACATTGCCTGAACTTTGTGGTGAAGGAAAGTCACTTTAACCAGGTGATCATGACCAAAGAGTTTGAGCACCTGTCCACTCCACTGATCGTGGAGATAGTGAGACGCAAACAACAGCCTCCTCCCCGAGTCTATTCAGATCTGCCGGTGGACATtg gCACATCTCTGGTGCAGGACATGAAGGCTTATCTAGAGGGGGCGGGCCATGAGTTCTGTGACATCATCCTTTTGCTAGATGGTCATCCGCGCCCTGCACATAAGGCCATACTTGCTGCTCGCTCCAG TTATTTTGAGGCCATGTTCCGCTCCTTCATGCCAGAGGACGGGCAGGTGAACATTTCGATTGGTGAGATGGTTCCAAGTACACAGGCCTTTGAGTCCATGCTGCGCTATATTTATTATGGGGACGTCAACATGCCTCCAGAGGACTCGCT ATACCTGTTTGCAGCACCTTATTACTACGGTTTCTCCAACAACAGACTGCAGGCCTACTGCAAGCAAAATCTGGAGATGAATGTTACTGTAGAGAATGTCTTACAG ATCTTGGAAGCAGCTGATAAGACTCAAGCCCTGGATATGAAGAAACACTGCCTGCATATAATAGTCCATCAGTTCACCAAG